Proteins encoded in a region of the Thermocaproicibacter melissae genome:
- the rimO gene encoding 30S ribosomal protein S12 methylthiotransferase RimO — MANSVGLVNLGCAKNQVDGEIMLGALQRAGYEIKDDAALADVAIVNTCGFITAAKEEAIEEILELARLKKEGRIKAIVVTGCLAERYREEVRKEIPEADAVVGIGANGDIVSIVREVLEGKTNEVFPEKTLLPLCGERLLLTPSWSAYLKIAEGCSNRCSYCAIPMIRGKYRSRTLEDVEAEARRLAENGAKELILIAQDTTRYGMDLYGKPMLAELLRRLAKIDGVEWLRVLYAYPDTVTDELLQTIAEEKKVVKYIDLPIQHCNDEILRSMRRRGTRAELTALIQKMRAMVPNLVLRTTLIAGYPGETEEQFDELCTFVREMRFERLGCFAYSQEEGTVAAELPNQIEEDEKQRRAGMIMEIQMNLMQDMGENMKGRVLRVLTEGFDRYADCWFGRSYMDAPDVDGKIYFRATGKKPVPGHFVRVKITDCIDGDLTGEITEEEETE, encoded by the coding sequence ATGGCAAATTCAGTAGGATTGGTCAATCTCGGTTGCGCCAAAAATCAGGTGGACGGCGAGATTATGCTTGGAGCCCTGCAACGTGCAGGCTATGAGATAAAGGACGACGCGGCACTTGCCGATGTGGCGATTGTCAACACCTGCGGCTTTATCACCGCGGCGAAAGAGGAAGCCATCGAGGAAATTTTGGAGCTGGCGCGCCTCAAAAAAGAAGGAAGAATCAAGGCAATCGTCGTGACAGGCTGCCTTGCGGAGCGCTACCGAGAAGAGGTCCGCAAAGAGATTCCGGAAGCAGACGCCGTTGTGGGCATTGGCGCAAACGGGGATATTGTCTCGATCGTGCGCGAGGTGCTCGAAGGCAAAACCAATGAGGTGTTTCCGGAAAAGACGCTTCTCCCGCTCTGCGGCGAGCGCCTTCTCCTGACGCCGAGTTGGTCTGCTTACCTGAAAATCGCGGAAGGGTGCAGCAACCGCTGCTCTTACTGCGCGATTCCGATGATTCGCGGGAAATATCGTTCGCGTACGCTGGAAGATGTGGAAGCGGAAGCCCGCCGTCTTGCGGAGAACGGGGCGAAGGAACTGATTCTGATTGCGCAGGACACCACGCGCTACGGCATGGATCTTTACGGGAAGCCAATGTTGGCGGAACTTCTGCGCCGTCTTGCGAAGATTGACGGCGTCGAGTGGCTGCGTGTGCTTTACGCTTACCCGGACACGGTGACCGACGAACTTCTCCAGACCATTGCGGAGGAGAAGAAAGTTGTGAAATACATCGACCTGCCGATTCAGCACTGCAATGACGAGATTCTGCGCTCCATGCGCCGCAGGGGAACCCGTGCGGAACTGACCGCACTGATTCAGAAGATGCGCGCGATGGTGCCGAACCTCGTGCTTCGCACAACGCTGATTGCCGGGTACCCCGGTGAAACGGAGGAGCAATTTGACGAGCTTTGCACTTTCGTGCGGGAAATGCGCTTTGAGCGCCTCGGCTGCTTTGCCTACTCGCAGGAGGAAGGCACGGTGGCGGCAGAACTTCCAAACCAGATTGAGGAAGACGAGAAGCAGCGCCGCGCGGGAATGATTATGGAAATTCAGATGAACCTCATGCAGGATATGGGAGAAAACATGAAAGGTCGTGTACTCCGCGTCCTCACAGAGGGATTTGACCGTTATGCTGATTGCTGGTTTGGGCGGTCCTATATGGATGCGCCGGACGTCGACGGGAAAATTTATTTCCGTGCGACCGGGAAAAAACCGGTGCCCGGCCATTTTGTCCGGGTAAAAATCACCGACTGCATTGACGGAGACCTGACCGGCGAAATTACGGAAGAGGAGGAAACGGAATGA
- a CDS encoding regulatory protein RecX: MMLTAVEPRRKGLVALYIDGEKAVDLDAEVYLKSGLKPGDELDDEQLRNLIAASDARRAEQKAMYLLGFRAHSEKELARKLSRTVPREAAEKVAARMAELGLVNDEEYARTLARELFARKHYAAGRVRMELMRRGIPPELAQEAVEEARTDPQEAIRELVERKYERYLGDEKGRRKTVAALQRLGYQWDDIRCVLNEFTASNEDE, from the coding sequence ATGATGCTCACCGCCGTCGAGCCGCGGCGAAAGGGCCTTGTGGCGCTTTACATCGACGGTGAAAAAGCGGTTGACCTCGACGCCGAGGTCTATTTGAAGTCCGGCTTAAAGCCGGGGGACGAGCTCGACGACGAGCAGCTCCGAAACTTGATTGCCGCAAGCGATGCCCGCCGCGCGGAACAGAAGGCGATGTATCTGCTCGGTTTTCGTGCGCACTCCGAAAAGGAGCTTGCCCGGAAACTGAGCCGTACGGTTCCGCGGGAGGCTGCGGAGAAAGTCGCTGCCCGCATGGCGGAACTGGGCCTTGTGAACGACGAGGAGTATGCCCGCACGCTCGCTAGGGAGCTTTTTGCACGGAAACACTATGCTGCCGGGCGTGTGCGCATGGAACTGATGCGCCGCGGAATCCCGCCTGAACTTGCACAGGAAGCCGTGGAAGAAGCGCGGACCGACCCGCAGGAAGCAATCCGCGAGTTGGTCGAGAGAAAATACGAAAGGTACCTCGGTGATGAAAAGGGCCGCCGAAAAACGGTAGCTGCCCTACAGCGCCTTGGGTATCAATGGGACGATATTCGCTGCGTCCTGAATGAATTTACAGCTAGTAATGAGGATGAATAA
- the recA gene encoding recombinase RecA: MSEKGAASKKLTKTVTEVSNADEKKIALETALARIEKQFGKGAVMRLGQNQAMQVEAISTGSLGLDLALGIGGLPRGRIVEIYGPESSGKTTLALHCVAEAQKTGGNAAFIDVEHALDPVYASALGVDVDSLLVSQPDTGEQALEITEALVRSGAIDIIVIDSVAALVPRAEIEGEMGDNAVGLQARLMSQALRKLAGAISKSNCVAIFINQLREKIGVIYGSPEVTTGGRALKFYASVRLDVRKGEAIKVGNDQVGARTRVRVVKNKIAPPFRTAEFDMMYGHGISHTGEVLDLGVALDIIQKGGSWFSYKETRLGQGRENAKAFLDEHPEIRDEIEAEIRKDENASKLFTKVPGNTAKTASSGVKPVSVKETAPVVEDDSRYGADIDIEVDDT; encoded by the coding sequence ATGTCGGAAAAAGGCGCGGCAAGCAAAAAGCTTACCAAAACGGTTACGGAAGTTTCAAATGCCGATGAAAAGAAAATCGCGCTGGAAACAGCACTGGCGCGAATTGAAAAGCAGTTCGGAAAGGGAGCTGTCATGCGTCTGGGGCAGAACCAGGCCATGCAGGTGGAGGCAATTTCCACAGGTTCCCTGGGACTTGACCTTGCGCTCGGAATCGGCGGACTTCCCCGCGGACGCATCGTCGAAATATACGGACCGGAAAGCTCCGGCAAAACGACTCTGGCGCTGCACTGCGTGGCAGAAGCACAGAAAACCGGCGGCAATGCCGCGTTCATCGACGTGGAGCACGCCCTTGACCCGGTTTATGCCTCTGCCCTTGGGGTAGATGTGGATTCCCTCCTCGTTTCTCAGCCGGATACCGGCGAACAGGCATTGGAAATCACCGAAGCGCTCGTTCGTTCGGGCGCAATCGATATCATCGTCATCGACTCCGTGGCGGCGCTCGTTCCGCGCGCGGAAATCGAGGGCGAAATGGGCGACAACGCCGTCGGCCTGCAGGCGAGGCTGATGTCGCAGGCACTTCGCAAACTGGCAGGTGCCATCTCAAAATCCAACTGCGTGGCAATTTTCATCAACCAGCTGCGTGAAAAAATCGGCGTAATCTACGGCAGCCCCGAAGTGACAACGGGCGGCCGCGCGTTGAAGTTCTACGCCTCCGTGCGCCTTGACGTGCGCAAGGGCGAGGCCATTAAGGTCGGCAACGACCAAGTTGGAGCCCGCACACGTGTGCGTGTCGTGAAGAATAAGATTGCTCCGCCGTTCCGCACCGCAGAGTTTGACATGATGTATGGCCATGGGATTTCGCACACCGGCGAGGTGCTTGACCTCGGTGTGGCACTTGATATCATCCAGAAGGGTGGCTCATGGTTCTCGTACAAGGAGACCCGTCTCGGGCAGGGTCGTGAGAATGCGAAGGCCTTCCTCGATGAGCATCCGGAAATCCGGGACGAAATCGAGGCGGAAATCCGCAAGGATGAAAACGCTTCTAAGCTCTTTACCAAAGTTCCCGGAAATACTGCGAAAACCGCCTCAAGCGGCGTAAAACCCGTGAGCGTGAAAGAGACTGCGCCGGTTGTGGAGGACGATTCCCGCTACGGCGCGGATATTGACATTGAGGTTGACGACACATGA
- the prmC gene encoding peptide chain release factor N(5)-glutamine methyltransferase — MNIGEVYREGKRLLVQAGCDSPDFDAGCLFEKVFGFDRQQRILQSYAEADAEKAERYLALARERAGGRPLQYILGEWPFLGMMLEVGEGVLVPREETELLVRTAAEMLKERENPQIADLCAGTGAVALGLASLLPDARVKAVEKFPAAMRFLRRNIKKTGLSRVEAVLLDVLDAASTEGFPALDAVVSNPPYVRREEIPTLQREVQREPHEALDGGEDGLVFYRAIAEIWLPKLKPGGVAAVEIGEGQAEDVAKLFAGTLEKIHVFRDLNGIERVVSGMRRA; from the coding sequence ATGAATATCGGGGAGGTTTACCGCGAGGGGAAGCGCCTCCTCGTGCAGGCGGGCTGCGATTCCCCGGATTTTGACGCGGGCTGTTTATTTGAAAAGGTATTCGGGTTTGACCGCCAGCAGCGGATTCTGCAGTCCTACGCCGAGGCGGATGCAGAGAAAGCGGAGCGGTATCTTGCGCTTGCGCGCGAACGGGCGGGCGGAAGGCCGCTGCAGTATATTCTGGGCGAATGGCCGTTCCTCGGCATGATGCTCGAAGTGGGGGAGGGTGTTCTGGTCCCCCGGGAGGAAACGGAACTGCTGGTGCGAACCGCAGCGGAGATGCTGAAGGAAAGAGAAAACCCGCAGATTGCGGATTTGTGCGCGGGAACGGGAGCCGTCGCGCTCGGCCTAGCATCGCTGTTGCCCGACGCGCGCGTGAAGGCCGTGGAGAAATTCCCGGCTGCCATGCGTTTTCTGCGGCGTAACATTAAAAAAACGGGCCTTTCCCGTGTGGAAGCCGTTTTGCTGGATGTGCTCGACGCCGCCTCGACGGAAGGGTTTCCCGCACTCGACGCGGTGGTTTCCAACCCGCCGTATGTGCGCCGGGAAGAAATTCCCACGCTTCAGCGTGAAGTGCAGCGCGAGCCGCACGAAGCCCTTGACGGCGGAGAGGACGGGCTCGTGTTTTACCGCGCCATTGCGGAAATCTGGCTGCCGAAGCTCAAACCGGGCGGTGTAGCTGCCGTGGAAATCGGTGAGGGACAAGCCGAGGATGTGGCAAAACTGTTCGCCGGGACATTGGAGAAAATTCATGTGTTTCGCGACCTTAACGGAATCGAGCGGGTGGTTTCAGGCATGCGGCGTGCCTGA
- a CDS encoding DUF1385 domain-containing protein: MSREKTKYITSIGGQALVEGIMMRGPKKTEIAVRLPDGSISVEEMNINSLQQKNKLWRLPVLRGVAAFVDSLSIGYKALALSTEKSTPEGEEEEESKFDRWIEEKFGDKTMSVLSAVGAVLGVVLAIALFFVLPTWIFNLIQNAAGPSISGWRSPIEGLMRIAIFLGYIALCAAIPDVRRVFQYHGAEHKTIFCYENNEELTVENVRKHQRFHPRCGTSFLVLMLLIGIIIGFFIPFTSPLLRTFAKLLCIPVVMGVGYELIRYCGRNDNTLTHIISAPGLWMQRITTKEPDDSMIEVAIAAMREVIPEDGSDRAVVPEDAA, encoded by the coding sequence ATGAGCAGGGAGAAGACAAAATACATTACGTCAATCGGCGGGCAGGCGCTTGTTGAAGGCATCATGATGCGCGGCCCGAAAAAAACGGAGATTGCCGTGCGCTTGCCGGACGGAAGCATTTCCGTGGAGGAAATGAACATCAATAGCCTTCAGCAAAAAAATAAGCTGTGGCGCCTTCCCGTTTTACGGGGCGTCGCCGCGTTTGTCGATTCGCTTTCCATCGGCTACAAGGCGCTTGCGCTTTCTACGGAAAAAAGCACTCCGGAGGGCGAAGAGGAAGAAGAATCAAAGTTTGACCGCTGGATTGAAGAAAAATTCGGCGATAAGACCATGAGTGTCCTTTCCGCGGTGGGTGCTGTCCTCGGAGTTGTGCTGGCGATTGCACTGTTCTTTGTCCTGCCGACATGGATTTTCAACCTGATTCAGAACGCTGCCGGCCCGTCAATTTCGGGCTGGCGTTCACCCATCGAGGGCCTGATGCGCATTGCGATTTTCCTCGGATACATTGCTCTATGTGCCGCGATTCCCGATGTGCGCCGCGTGTTCCAATATCACGGAGCGGAGCATAAGACCATCTTTTGCTATGAAAACAACGAGGAGCTTACGGTCGAAAACGTGCGCAAACACCAGCGCTTTCACCCGCGCTGCGGCACGAGCTTCCTCGTGCTGATGCTCCTTATCGGCATTATCATCGGCTTTTTCATTCCGTTCACGTCGCCACTGCTTCGCACGTTTGCCAAGCTGCTCTGCATTCCCGTTGTGATGGGCGTCGGATACGAATTGATTCGTTACTGCGGAAGGAACGACAACACGCTTACGCACATTATTTCCGCGCCCGGCCTTTGGATGCAGCGCATTACCACAAAGGAGCCGGACGACAGCATGATTGAGGTTGCCATTGCCGCCATGCGGGAAGTTATTCCCGAGGACGGAAGCGACCGCGCCGTCGTTCCGGAAGACGCGGCATGA
- a CDS encoding sensor histidine kinase, with the protein METKNNGAAKTSIARRWITNSVGILLLIIIILVAALSFAVQGYVYNGIQSALNGRSDELTNVFSSFGRKSELEFITAARSYVENFPNKESMELMVISPSGKVIATSIGFTPDQNEDIPDYREALQSVNDYGSWTGTLKSGERVMAVTRVIRNELGSPVGAIRYVVSLTEADRQIFTIVGALMLSGAIVLLFVFVSSHYFIRSILTPIRQIGATAKLIAQGDFKTRVVKTTNDELGDLCDTINNMAEELGQNEKMKNDFISSVSHELRTPLTAIKGWAETIQSGETDPATFQRGMGIIVSETERLSGIVEELLDFSRMQSGRMTLTMDRIDLLAELGAAVYMFSERARNEGKFLVYDEPAMLPPVLGDINRLRQVFVNVLDNALKYTQSGGTINVDAAEEDGFIRVTIADDGCGIPTEHLPNVKKKFYKANQTVRGSGIGLALADEIMTLHSGSLEIDSHENVGTVVTIRIPTFKKLEDNVQEKAEQKERNSE; encoded by the coding sequence ATGGAAACCAAGAACAACGGAGCGGCGAAAACGAGTATTGCCCGCCGGTGGATTACGAACAGCGTGGGAATTCTGCTGCTGATTATCATTATTTTGGTTGCCGCGCTTTCCTTCGCTGTGCAAGGCTATGTTTACAACGGTATTCAGTCTGCGCTCAACGGCCGTTCCGATGAACTGACCAATGTTTTTTCCAGCTTCGGAAGGAAATCCGAGCTGGAGTTTATCACCGCTGCGCGCAGTTATGTTGAAAATTTCCCAAACAAAGAGAGCATGGAACTTATGGTCATCAGCCCGAGCGGGAAAGTTATTGCGACTTCCATCGGCTTTACGCCTGACCAGAACGAGGATATTCCCGATTATCGCGAAGCGCTGCAGAGCGTGAATGACTACGGCTCATGGACAGGAACACTCAAAAGCGGAGAACGCGTCATGGCGGTGACGCGGGTAATCCGCAATGAACTCGGGTCGCCCGTAGGAGCCATCCGTTATGTGGTGTCGCTCACGGAAGCCGACCGGCAGATTTTCACCATTGTTGGCGCACTGATGCTTTCGGGCGCCATTGTGCTTCTCTTTGTGTTCGTTTCCAGCCATTATTTCATCCGTTCCATTCTCACGCCGATTCGCCAGATCGGTGCCACGGCAAAGCTGATTGCGCAGGGCGATTTTAAGACCCGCGTTGTGAAAACAACCAACGACGAGCTCGGCGATTTGTGCGACACCATCAACAACATGGCGGAGGAACTCGGGCAGAACGAGAAAATGAAGAACGATTTCATCTCCTCGGTTTCGCATGAGCTGCGTACGCCGTTGACCGCCATCAAGGGCTGGGCGGAAACAATTCAGTCCGGGGAGACTGACCCCGCTACCTTTCAGCGCGGTATGGGTATCATTGTAAGCGAGACAGAACGCCTTTCCGGCATTGTGGAGGAACTGCTTGACTTTTCCCGTATGCAGAGCGGCCGCATGACGCTGACGATGGACCGCATCGACCTTCTTGCCGAACTTGGGGCCGCAGTCTATATGTTCAGCGAGCGTGCGCGCAACGAAGGAAAATTCCTTGTGTATGACGAACCCGCCATGCTGCCTCCCGTGCTCGGCGACATCAACCGTCTGCGGCAGGTGTTTGTGAACGTGCTTGACAACGCCCTGAAATACACGCAGTCGGGCGGCACCATCAATGTGGACGCCGCGGAAGAGGACGGCTTCATCCGCGTGACCATCGCTGACGACGGCTGCGGAATTCCGACGGAACATCTGCCGAATGTGAAGAAGAAATTCTACAAGGCAAACCAGACAGTGCGAGGCTCCGGCATTGGCCTTGCCCTTGCAGATGAAATTATGACGCTGCATTCCGGCAGCTTGGAAATTGACAGCCACGAAAATGTGGGAACGGTTGTAACCATCCGAATCCCGACGTTCAAAAAACTGGAAGACAATGTGCAGGAAAAGGCTGAACAGAAAGAAAGGAACTCCGAATGA
- a CDS encoding response regulator transcription factor produces the protein MKTILVAEDEQTIREFVVINLKRAGYETLEASNGDEALEIYDREGDKIDIAVLDIMMPGQNDGLAVCKELRRRSNSIGIIMLTAKTQEMDKVGGLMMGADDYVTKPFSPSELVARVDAVYRRVALEQMRTQNNFREEIRSGDFVLNLRNRTLLKNGQPVELTQVEFQIMEYFFSSPGTALDRTDILRHVWGESYCGEEKIVDVNIRRLRMKVEDDPSSPKHIVTVWGLGYKWES, from the coding sequence TTGAAAACAATCCTGGTTGCAGAGGATGAACAGACCATCCGAGAATTTGTTGTCATCAATTTGAAGCGCGCAGGGTATGAGACGCTTGAGGCGAGTAACGGCGACGAGGCACTGGAAATCTACGACCGCGAGGGCGATAAAATCGACATTGCGGTGCTAGACATTATGATGCCCGGCCAGAACGACGGCCTTGCCGTATGCAAAGAGCTTCGGCGCCGCAGCAACTCCATCGGCATTATCATGCTCACAGCAAAAACACAAGAGATGGATAAAGTCGGCGGCTTGATGATGGGTGCCGACGACTATGTGACAAAGCCGTTCAGCCCGAGTGAGCTGGTGGCGCGCGTAGACGCCGTTTACCGCCGTGTTGCGCTCGAACAGATGCGCACCCAAAACAATTTCCGCGAGGAAATTCGTTCCGGCGATTTTGTGTTGAATCTTCGCAACCGTACGCTCCTTAAGAACGGCCAGCCTGTGGAACTGACGCAGGTGGAGTTTCAGATTATGGAGTATTTCTTCTCTTCCCCGGGAACTGCGCTTGACCGCACCGATATTCTCCGCCATGTGTGGGGAGAATCCTACTGCGGGGAAGAAAAAATCGTAGATGTGAATATCCGCCGCCTGCGCATGAAGGTGGAGGACGATCCGTCCAGCCCAAAGCACATCGTCACCGTGTGGGGACTCGGCTACAAGTGGGAAAGCTGA